The Engystomops pustulosus chromosome 1, aEngPut4.maternal, whole genome shotgun sequence genome has a window encoding:
- the LOC140118033 gene encoding complement component C9-like, with translation MTRCYYISGVIAVLCLLYCGGTASDDAGFPERLRRSAAEPLPVDCEMGDWTEWSECDPCTRLKYRSRSYVRFAQYGGARCLGALGEYQRCQPHASCGDSVIDCGNDFECESGRCVKRRLMCNGDNDCGDNSDEECDDGRDPKPVCRTEMSEIGRTAGNGFNYLGVQTVGNPFDNEFFNGLCDRVRDGNTRTYYRKAWNVAALNYQTKADKTFTTETYEDSVSLLTEVLNEKTLDLDISLTVKVTPDSSSRLNGSKITGNVGINASRNESIKAIKEYSSKKNKVFLRVSGAIQLGTFQMRTRGTTLSTTFIEDLNALPSSYQKGEYFAFIEMYGTHYSSSGTVGGKYELVYVLDSIAMKSKEITTETVTQCLGFDAGISVEAKGVDVAAKVKPKICENIGSRKKGDTDSPAVIENIVSFVEGGTVNFATLLDEKIARKNPDVDVEYFMKWASSLVDAPAIINRKLSPIYTLVPVDLKDAYKKTKNLERALEDYMDEYSVCKCQPCQNGGTVVVIDGECACKCTKFYKGLACEELKDPKFGGQRYPVNAGWSCWKSSKSCINEEETRTRTCNNPAPQPGGKPCVGESVRKVPCQADIK, from the exons ATGACCCGCTGCTACTACATATCGGGGGTGATCGCAGTGCTATGCCTGCTGTATTGTGGGGGGACGGCCTCTGACGATGCAGG GTTTCCAGAGAGGTTGCGTAGATCTGCTGCGGAGCCACTTCCCGTGGACTGTGAGATGGGCGACTGGACGGAGTGGAGTGAATGTGACCCCTGTACTCGGCTGAAG TACCGCTCACGGAGCTACGTCAGGTTTGCCCAGTATGGCGGTGCCCGGTGTCTGGGTGCACTGGGAGAATATCAGCGCTGTCAGCCTCATGCCTCTTGTGGAGACTCTGTGATTGACTGCGGCAACGACTTTGAATGTGAATCAG GGAGATGCGTAAAAAGAAGGCTGATGTGTAATGGAGACAACGACTGCGGAGACAACTCTGATGAAGAGTGTGACGATGGCAGGGACCCGAAACCTGTCTGCCGCACAGAAATGTCAGAAATAGGAAGAACAGCAGGTAATGG TTTTAACTACCTTGGAGTACAAACAGTGGGTAACCCCTTTGACAATGAGTTTTTCAATGGGCTTTGTGATAGAGTCCGTGATGGTAACACAAGAACCTATTACCGCAAGGCGTGGAATGTGGCTGCTCTGAACTATCAG ACCAAAGCTGATAAAACGTTCACCACCGAGACCTACGAGGATTCCGTGAGTCTTTTAACGGAGGTTTTAAATGAAAAGACCCTGGATCTCGATATCTCATTGACTGTCAAAGTAACACCTGACTCTTCTTCTCGGCTGAATGGCAGTAAAATTACAGGGAATGTAGGAATAAACGCATCAAGAAATGAGAGTATTAAAGCAATCAAAGAATATTCTTCAAAAAAG aacAAAGTTTTTTTGAGGGTTTCGGGAGCTATACAACTGGGGACCTTCCAAATGAGAACTCGAGGCACCACGTTATCGACAACTTTCATTGAAGACTTGAATGCGCTTCCTTCATCCTACCAAAAGGGAGAATATTTTGCTTTTATAGAGATGTATGGAACTCATTACTCCTCATCCGGAACCGTTGGAGGGAAATACGAACTTGTTTATGTGCTGGATTCCATAGCTATGAAATCGAAAG AAATTACCACCGAAACCGTCACTCAGTGCCTTGGATTTGATGCTGGAATTTCTGTGGAAGCTAAAGGGGTTGATGTTGCAGCTAAAGTAAAGCCAAAAATCTGTGAAAATATTGGTTCTAgaaaaaaag GGGACACCGACAGTCCTGCAGTTATTGAAAACATCGTCTCATTCGTGGAGGGAGGAACCGTCAATTTTGCGACCCTGTTAGATGAGAAGATTGCCCGGAAAAACCCGGATGTGGATGTAGAATACTTTATGAAGTGGGCATCTTCCCTAGTGGACGCTCCAGCTATAATTAATAGAAAG CTTTCTCCTATTTACACCCTGGTTCCTGTTGACCTAAAAGATGCTTATAAAAAGACAAAGAACCTGGAGCGCGCTCTGGAGGATTACATGGATGAATATAGTGTGTGTAAATGCCAGCCTTGTCAGAACGGGGGCACGGTGGTGGTGATAGACGGGGAGTGTGCATGCAAATGCACCAAATTTTATAAAGGTCTGGCCTGCGAGGAGCTGAAGGATCCAAAGTTTGGTG GTCAACGTTATCCCGTTAATGCAGGATGGAGTTGCTGGAAATCCTCCAAATCCTGCATAAATGAAGAAGAGACTCGAACCAGAACCTGCAATAACCCAGCTCCGCAACCAGGTGGAAAACCGTGCGTCGGAGAATCTGTGAGGAAAGTGCCGTGCCAAGCGGACATTAAATAA